In Methylocystis sp. IM3, the DNA window CGCCCGTCGCGGTCGCCAAGCCGCAGCCTGCTCACCATACGGCGCAGATAAATTCGTCGGCGGGGCAACACAGCGCTGGCGCCACTTCGGCGAGCGCGGCAACCGCTGGCGGACCGGGCGGCCAGGGAATCGCGAGCGCGCCGAGCGTCCCGCTTTTCATCCAGGCGGAAGCAGACCCTTATGCGGATCCGGTCGCGCCGTATCGGGCAGTCCGGCTCGCGTCGAACAAATTCACGCAGCCGATTTTGAACCAGCCGCGCACGGTGACTGTGCTGACGAGGGAAGCGCTGGACGACAAGAACGCCTGGAACTTGCGCGAAATCGGCCGAAGCACCGCCGGCGTCACGCTCGGCACGGGCGAAGGCGGTAACGCCTTCGGCGATCGCTTCTTCATCCGAGGTTTCGATGCGCGCAACGACATTTTCGTCGACGGCATTCGCGACCCGGGGGTCAATGTGCGGGAAAATTTCTACACCGAGCAGGTAGAAATCCTGCGCGGCCCGGGATCGACATTCGCGGGGCGCGGCACCACAGGCGGCGCCATCAACATCGTCACCAAGCAAGCAAACACGATCTCAGATTTCGTCGATCTCAAGACGACAGGCGGCGTTTCGGACCAGACGAAGCGCGTCACCCTCGATGTTAACAAGGTTATCAGTCCGATTCTGGCTGTGCGCGCGAATGGCATGTTCCAGAATGCAAATGTCGCCGGGCGGGACTTTGTCACCGACGATCGGAACGGCGCCGCAGGTTCGGTTGTTTTCAAGCCGCTCGACAATTTGACCCTCACCGCGCAATACACCCATGTCTACCTCAATGGCCTGCCTGATTTTGGCGTGCCTTACAATCGCATTTATAACCGGCCTTACCCCGAAGGCGTCGTGCCACGCTATGTGTGGTACGGGTTCGTGAACCGTGACCGCCAGTCGTATTCCCAGGATTTCGGCACGTTCGTGGCACAGTATCGCTATAGCGAAAATTTGATGCTGACGAGCCGCCTACGCCAGGGGACCTCGGTGATCGATTACATCGGTTCGCTTGCGCAGAGCTCAGACTTCCTCAGAGGAACCGTGACGCTTGGGGCACAGAGTCGCTACCAAGTTACGAATGTTCTCGACAATCAGACCGAAGCAAACATCAATTTTTATACCGGTCCCATCAAGCACGAAAGCGTTGTGGGCGTCGAATTCGCCCGGGAGGGGGTGTCGCGCACGACCTACGCCGGTCTGAATTCCGAATTAAACGGAATTCCAACCGTCGGCGGACGCCTGACCTGCAACCTTTATCTGCCCTGTAACTATCTGCCATTTTTCGGCAACCCCTATCGCAACCCAAATGCCACCAATATCGGCGTCAACACCTCATCCGGCTATGTGATCGAGACGGCGAATTATCAGGACATTGTCCTGGCGAACGGCGGGGTGCGTTTTGACGACTACAATATCTGGAACCGCGACACTTTCGGCACAACGACCGCCAAAAGCCATTCGTTCATGACCAACTACAATGGCGGTCTTGTCCTGAAGCCACTGAAGGACGTTAGCCTTTACGCGGCCTACGCCACTTCGACAAATCCAGTCGGCGCGGAACTCGACGGGGGCGCGGCCAACTATGGTGGTTTAACGACCGCGGTGCAGATTTTCCCGCCGCAATACAACCGCGCCAAGGAAATCGGCGTGAAATGGCAAGCTTTCGGCCATCTGCTCGCGACGGCGGCGCTCTTCAGGACCGACGTTTCCGGCGCCCGCGAGGTGAACTCGGGCATTACAACGGGCAACGCCGCCTATTATGTGCAGGGCGCGGATCTTGAGGTCGCCGGTAATATCACCGATAGGTGGAGCGTGATTGGCGGACTCGTCGTCATGCAGTCGAAGGTCACCAACTCCTTCGCCTATTCGAATATCGGTCTTCAGCTAGCCAATGTCGCACACGAATCCTTTAGCTTGCTGTCGAAGTATAAATTCGAGGATCTAATCGGCCTGGATCTGGATGGCCTCGAGATCGGCGGGCAGGCGATTTACCGCTCGAAAATATACGGCGGCAACAACCTTATTGCGAATGGCGCGACCGTTATAAATTCGTCCGGCTGGCCGGCTCCTACCGTCGCAAACCCCTTCGTCAATGTTCCAACGATCCTACCCTCCTATTGGCGCTTCGACGTGTTCGCCGAGGCAAACCTGTCGAAAAATGTAGGTCTGAAGTTGACCGTCATGAATCTCTTCGACCGCACATATTATGACGCCTTCTACCAGACGGCGACTCCCTTCACGCAAATGGCTCCGGGCCGCGCCGCCTACCTCGAAGCCCACGTGAATTTCTAGAGGATCTCACCATGCTCGCTCATGTTCCCTCCGCGCTCGGAAAGGCCGACGTCCTGCGCTTGCGCCACGCGCTCGCGGGCGCCTCGTGGGAGGACGGCGCGTCGTCGGCGGGAGCGAGCAAGTCGGCTAAGCGGAGCATTCAACTAGCCCCAGATTCTGACCTGTCGCGCCAGCTCGGAGCGGCGGTGATTTCGGCGCTTCTCTCAAGCCCCACTTTCGTCTCGGCTGCCATCCCGCTTAGGATCTTTCCTCCGCTTTTTGAACGTTACGAGGTGGGGGACCGGTACGATCCGCATGTCGATAATGCGGTGCGCGGCGACGCCCTGACGGGGGCCCGGATTCGCGTGGATCTTGCGGCGACGCTACTGTTGACAGAATCCGCGGAATATGAAGGCGGTGAGCTGATCGTGGAGGATGTTTTCGGGTCGAGGAGATTCAAGCCGCAAGCTGGCGACATTGTCCTTTTTTCCGCTGGCAGCCTGAACATGGTGACTCCCGTCACGCGAGGCGAGCGTCTCGCCTCGTTCGTTTGGTTGCAGAGCATGATCAAGTCCGATGAAGCACGCGACCTCGTTTGCGATCTCGACGCCGCGATACGGGACCTCTCTCCCCGCGTCGACGGAGACGATGCGGACCTGCGTAAGCTGACGACCGTCTACCACAATCTCATCCGCTTTTGGGGAGAAGCGTAGGCCCATGCTGATCTGCATCCCCGAGGTTCTGACAAAACAGCAGGTTGCCTTCTTTCGCGAGACCATGGCGGCGTCCGATTGGGAGGATGGGCGGACCACGGCCGGTTCGCAATCGTCGCTCGTGAAGAACAATCTGCAGCTTCCGCAAGACGGCGCCACCGCAAGGGAGCTAGGAGAGCATGTTTTACAGGCTCTTGCCCAATGCCCGAACTTCGTATCGGCGGCCTTGCCCGCGAAAATCTTTCCGCCGCTCTTCAACCGATATGGCGTCGGGCAAGACTTCGGTCTTCACGTCGACAACGCCATCCGCGGCATTCCGGGCACGGCGATTCGCATTCGCACCGACCTTTCCTGCACGCTATTTCTTTCTGAAGCGGAGGATTACGACGGCGGCGAACTGGTCATTCAGGACCGCGTGGGGCAGCAGGAGGTCAAGCTTGCCGCTGGCGATCTCGTCCTCTACCCGTCGACGAGCCTTCACTTCGTCCGAGAAGTGACGCGTGGTGAACGCGTCGCTTCTTTTTTTTGGCTACAAAGCATGATCCGGGACAATGTGGCCCGCGCTTCGCTGTTCGATTTGGACCAGGCGATTCAGTCTTTCAGCAATCGGCTCGGCGCAGGCGACCCGAGTTGTGTGCGGCTGACCGGTATCTATCACAACCTCATTCGGATATGGGCGGAAGCATGAAAAACACGATGCGTTCAGCGTTCCTGGGAATGCTTTTTCTACAAGGCCCTATTTCGACGGGCTGGGCCCAGGGCTCCCTGACTGCTCGCACCCTCGACTCCGCCATCGCGGCGACGAAACCTCACGACCTCTCCGTCTGGATGATGTTTGCAAACGCCGATATTGTCGTCAAAATCGTGATGATCGGCTTGCTGCTGGCTTCGGTTGGCACGTGGACAGTTCTCGTCGCCAAGACGATTGAATTGAAGCGCGCGCGCCAGCGCGCCATCGACGCTCTCGTCAAGCTCTCCGACGCACGCGGCCTTTCAGAAGCGCGCCTCGCTTTGGGGAACGGCGACCGCTTGACCGCCGCGCTCCTCTCAGAAGCAACGCGCGAGTTGAAGCTGTCTTCGGACATTCTCGCCGGGCCGGGCGTCAAGGAGCGCGTCGCCTCCTGCTTCGCTGAGGTCGATCGCGCGGAAGGGATGTCGATCAAGCGCGGCACAGGATTGCTGGCGTCTGTCGGATCGACGGCGCCCTTTGTCGGCCTGTTCGGAACCGTATGGGGCATCATGAACAGCTTCATCGGCATTTCGAAGGCGCAGACGACCAATCTCGCCGTCGTAGCGCCAGGCATCGCCGAAGCACTTCTTGCGACGGCGATCGGCCTCTTTGCGGCGATTCCCGCCGTGCTCATCTACAATCATCTCGCGCGACAGACGAGCGCCTATCTGGAACTGGTCTCCAATGTGTCAGGAGAATTGCTGCGCATCGTATCGCGCGATCTCGACCGTGGCCATCATGCGAGCAAGATTCAGGCGGCGGAGTAAAAGATGGCGGCGCATCTCGGCAAAGGCGATCTTCAGGAAACGCACGAGATCAACGTCACGCCATTCATCGACGTGATGCTGGTTCTTCTCATCATCTTCATGGTGGCGGCCCCGCTGGCCACCGTCGACCTGCCGGTCGATCTTCCAGCCTCCAACGCGGCCCCGCATGAGAAGCCGGAGAAACCTGTCTATGTGACGATTCAATCCGATCTCGCGCTGGCGATCGGCGATACGCCGGTCAAGCGCAACGAGCTCGTGGCGACCCTCGAACGGCATCTCGGCGACAAAGGCAAGCGCCTCTATCTCCGCGCCGACAGCGCAGTGCCCTATGGCGAGATGATGGCGGTGCTGGAGCGGCTTCGCGCCGGCGGCTTTCTGAAGGTTGCGCTTGTCACGCTCGACGCGGGCGGCAAACAGCCGGACGGCCCCCAATGAGCGGGGCCGCGGCTCTCCGTAATGAAGCGCCGGATAACCGCTTATGGAGCGTGGCGGTGTTCTGTGCGCTCTTTCTGCATGTCGGCGGCGCGGCAACGGCGCTCCTCACTCTTCGCGGCGACGTCGACGAGGACGCGAGCGGCGCGCCGGCGATCGAGATCTCGCTCGAACCGGTGGCGGCGCGTGAGATCGAGCATCTCGACCACCCGCCCGGCCCCGTGACCGACGAGTCCGCGGCGGCGACTCCGTCGGTCGCCTCAGCCGAAACCAAGGAGAATATCGAAGAGAAAATAGCGCGGGCCGAGGCGGAGGATGCAGAGCTGTCGCGCGACGCGAAAGCGGAGAGGCCAGTCGAGGATCAGAAGTCGCGGCAGGCCCAGCAGGTGGTGTCGAACGAATCCGCCGCCTCCGAGGCGACCGCGCCGCCGAGATCGGAGGCGGAAAAGCTCGCCGAGCGCACCGCTGCGCCGGTCCAAGGCGCAGATACGGCGGCGAACGCCGTCAAGCTGACTTGGCAGAAGGCGCTGATGGCGCATCTCAATCGCGCCAAGCGCTATCCGCCCGGCGGCGGCAGACGGGCCGCGGAGGCGAGCGTCCACTTCACGCTCGATCGACGCGGCCACATCCTCGTCTACAACATCAAGCGCTCGTCCGGCCTCCCCGTCTTCGACGAAGCCGCTCTCGCCATGATGAAGAAAGCTGACCCTGTGCCCCCGCCCCCGCCAGTCATCGCAGACGAAAGCCTCTCCTTCGAGGTGCCTGTGCAGTTTCGAGCGGATCGGCGTTAAGCCTCTCGCTCTCGGCGATGGGCAGCGGTGCGCGTGGCCGTTCAGTTAAGGGTTCGATCTGGCGATGGCTTCCCGGCCGATTCGGCGAAAGGTTGATGTGTTGGTGCGCCTGCCTCGAGTTGAAGGGACCTGCCGCAGACGCCCTCAACGAAACGAGCGAAATCTCCGCAGACCTCGCAAGGCGCACTGGACATACCCTCGGCGAGGCGTCAACCGACGAACCGGTTTGACCGCCCGGGGTTTGGCCCGCCGACGGCATGTCCGAGAACGAGCTGGCCGCGCTGGCGCTCTGAAATAACGCCCCCTTTCGGGAAATTTCGCCGGTTTGAGTATGCCGCGCGCCGATCTCGTGCAGACACAGAGTATGATGGCGGTCTGAAACGAGACTTCTTCGATAGCGAGCTGAATTTCGAGCTCGGACTCTTCGACGTGACGCGGGATCACGTCGCCATCCCCAATCCGGCCACTCCCTGGTGATGGGCCACCAGCACAGTCACGACGTCGAGGTCAACGTCTAAGCGGAAATCCCGTAAAACCTTCACATCAGCGGCGTCGCCGCTTTTCTTCATGCGATCGCGACGAGGGCCTCCAATGTTCCTTCCCATGTCGGCATCGATTTCTTAGGTGAGCCGCGGCGGGTCTAAGCGTTAATACGACCCCGGTATTTTTTAAAAGCAGGCAATTCATCCGAGATGCAACAATGTCGCGTTCCCCTTTTCAAAAATTTAATAGGCGCGATCTACTGTGGATTGTTTCGCGAGATTGTCGCGTCGAACTCTTCAAGCCTGGACGGCGCGAGACCTGCGTGGACGCTGCCAACCGAAAGGCAGCCTCCGTAGAGCTCATGACGCCTCCATTCGAGAAAGGACATTTCCGATTCCCAGATTGCCACCGCGAAATATAGAACGTGCTGATGCAACTCCTTGCCCTTGTCGAAGCGAAACCCAATGAGGCCTGTTACGCCGGACAGCCGAGCGCTCGTCTCGGCCCATGCGGCTTCGAAGGCCGCTTCTCGACCACGAACCACCCTGAACTGATTAGAAGCCATGAACATGATGCATTGTCCCCTTTGCAAAAGCGGCTATGTCAGCACGTTTGATAGATGTTGGCTCGTTCTGGGAACGGCGCAAATTCGCAATGAAAATGGCATACTCCGCGCATCTCTGACGCAAGCACTCATCCGGACAGGCATCGGAGTAGCAGCAACGGAGAACAGCCAGTCCATAACCTGCGAGCTCGGCCTCATCTACACAATGTCTGACCGGAGGCTGATTCATCGCCCAGGCGAGAATTGCGTCGATTCGTTTGCTCTCTTTCGCTGCGTCACACATTCGATGTCACCTTTTTGCGATCGGGCATGTGCAAGTTACTTCGTCAGGATAAGTTTTTTCTTTGGTTGTGATACGCAGGCGATATCGCTCTCCATCATGGAGAAGGATTGCCTCTACGGCGAAACCGAAATTGACAGCAGCGGCGCATCCTAGTCACTTCGTCAGGATGAGTTTGTTCTTGGTTGTGATACGCAGACGATCCCGCTCTCCATCATGGAAAATGATTGCCTCTACGGCGTCCCCGATGAGTTCGCGTGCAACATATTCTCTCGGGAGAAACTCCAGCGAACCAGTTGGTAGGGCGGGCGGATCTTCGTCCTGTGCTTCTGACATTGCCTCTCGTCTCGTCTTAGCGGGACACGCTGAAGCAAGTCAGTCGCATCGTCAACGCCCCGCAGCGTTGATTGGAAGTCTAGCAAATTTCAAAACGTTCCAAATCCAAAGTTAATCCAGGCCAGCCGCCAACAAGAAACGGATCTCGACCCCACTTGATAAACTCGAATGCGCACACAGTCACCGTACTGCGAAAGGCGCGCGCAGCAGCACTGCAATCGTCGCGCCATTGTGGAGAACAGCCGAGGCGACCGGCGGCAGATTGCCTGATGCGGCGCCCACAAGAATCGCGCTGTTGACGCCGACCGCCGCGCCAAAATTGGAACGGATGAGGCGCAATGTGTTCTGAGAGAGCGAGAGAATCTCCGCGAAACCGTCGAGCCTGTCGTTCAGCAGAACGATATCGGCGGTCGCGCGGGCGATGTCGGCGGCGCGGGGCATGGAGACGCCGACATGCGCTTCCATCAGCGCGGGGCCGTCGTTAACGCCGTCGCCGACATAGGCGACCGGGCAACCCTGCTGTTTGAGCGTCGCAATGATGCGCGCCTTGTCTTCCGGCTGCTGCTCATAATAGACCGTGTCGAGCCCCAGGGTCTTTCCAAAGACTTCGGCCGCCGCCTGATGGTCGCCGTGATCATAACCAGGCGTTTCACGCCGAGGGCGCGCAGCCGCGCAAGTGTCGCGGCGCTTTCGGCTCGCAACCGGTCGCGCAAGGCGACGACCGCGAGCGGGCGGTCGTCGGCGGCGACATAAAGCAGCGATTTTCCCTCCGCCCGAAACTGATTCACCAACTCTCGCGCGGCCGCGAAAGAAATATGTTCGTCGTCCTCCAGGAAATGTCGGCTGCCGAAACGGATGCTCCGGCCTTCCACATTCGCCTGCACGCCATGGCCGACGATGAAATTCACCTCCTCATGCGGAATATGGGCGAGCCGCCGCTGCTCGGCGAGACGCACGACCGCGCGCGCAATTGGGTGGCTTGTATGCTCGCCGAGCGAAGCGATCATGGCCGCCGCGCGCTCTTCGTCGATCTCGGGCGCGAGCGGGCGGATGTCCGTGACTTCCAGCGTATTATGCGTAAGCGTGCCGGTCTTGTCGAAAACCACCGTGTCGACTCCGGCGAGCGTCTCGATGGCCTATCCGCTCTTGACCAAGCAGCCATGACGACCGGCGCGATACATTGCCGATTTGATGGCGATCGGCGTGCCCAGCGGTTCTGTTGCGTTAATTTCATTAGAGCGTGGCCCGGTTGCCCCTCGGGGTATTTCAGGCGGCCAATGAATAAAATTGTTCTGCGGCGGAAAGATTTTCGCTCGCGGCGGACACCATCTGGCCTTTGTTGATCATGTGCATGAGTTCGATGCCTTGCAAGGTGGTTCGAGCCGAGCGAAAAGATTTGAAACCGAGCATCGGCCCCACCACTCGCTTGATGGCTCGGTGGTCCTGTTCGACGATGTTATTCAGGTATTTGATCTGCCGCATCTCGATCTCTTGACCGGTTTCCTCCTTGAGCGCCTCGCTGGCTGCGGCATTGGCGCCGCTCTTGTCGATCGTGATCTTTTCCGGCAGACCGTGTTGCCCGACCGCTTTCTTGAAAAAACGCAGAGCGGCTTTCTTGTCGCGATGAGCTGTCAGTAGGAAGTCGATGGTGTGCCCGTGCTTGTCGACGGCGCGGTAGAGGTATTTCCACTGGCCGTTGACCTTGATATAGGTCTCGTCCATCCGCCAGCTGTTGCCGACCGCGCGCTTCTCGCCTTTCCGGAAGGCGGCCTCTAACTGGGGCGTGAACTTTTGGACCCAGCGGTAAATGTTGGAATGGTCGACCTCAACGCCGCGCTCGAGCATCATTTCCTTCAGGTTCCGGTAGCTGAGGGGATAGGCGAGGTACCAGCGGACACAAAGCAGGATGATGTCCTTTTCAAAGCGGTGTCCTTTGAAGTCGATCATGGGGGCCGATCTAAGCGGTGTTGGTTAGGCGCATAGCTTACCGAAACCGCGCCGTCTCCGCTAACGCACCAGAACCGCCTTGATCGCATGCTCCATTCGGGCATCTTCGGAGCCAATGATACAGAGGTTAAACCCGCTCGCACGGATCTGCGTTCCAAAGCGTAACGCCTCCGCCGCTCTCGGCTGGCCTGCCAGTCCGTCAATAGCTTCAATGTCCGCCGTCGTTAGGAAGGGAATCGCCGAAAGATCCGCGCGACGATAAAGTTCGTCTACGGAAAGCTTTTGCGCCAGAACCCGCGTCTCTTGCCGGCCGTCGGCGTCAGAGCCGTTCAGTCCCATAGCTAGACCTTTCGCAAGGGAGATTATGTTATCCGTTTCGGGAAATGCGTCGACCCTGCTATTGCTGCCCGCGATTATCGTCGGCGGATCTGTTTTGCTTCTGGTTCTGACCTTACAGACCCAATTCGCCTTCTTGGTTTCGTTTGCCTGTCTTTTCGGGGACCTCTGTCATGGTTGCTTCCGTAAGGAGCAAGACCCCCGCCACCGAAGCCGCATTCTCCAGGGCGACGCGCAACACTTTTACGGGGTCGATAATGCCTGCCTCGATCAGGTCAACATATTGCTTGCGCGCCGCGTCAAACCCAAAATTCGCGTCCCCCTCGAGCACCCGGGCGATCACCACTCCGCCATCCACGCCAGAGTTTTCGGCGATCTGCCGGGCAGGCGCTTCGAGGGCGTGCTGAAGAATGCGAAGGCCGGTCTTTTCGTCCCCTTCAGTGCGGCCCTCCTCGGTCGCGAGCGTTTCTATGCACCGCAGCAACGCAACCCCGCCGCCCGGCACGACCCCCTCCGCTACAGCCGCCTTTGTGGCGCTAATCGCGTCGTCAAGAGCTTCCTTCTTCGATTTCATTTCCGACTCGCTCGGCGCGCCAACGCGGATCACCGCGACGCCGCCAGAGAGCTTAGCAATTCGCTCTTCGAGCTTTTCGCGGTCATAGTCGCTTGTCGACTTTTCAAGCTCGCCTCGGATCGACTGAATACGGGCATCGATTCGATCGCGAAGTCCCGCGCCGCCGATAATCGTGGTTTTGTCTTTATCGACGACAACACGCGCCGCCTGTCCGAGTCGGTCGATCGCCGTGTGCTCAAGCTTCAGTCCGACTTCCTCGGAAATAACTTGGCCCCCCGTCAGCAAAGCGATGTCCTCGAGGAGAGCCTTTCGTCGATCGCCAAAACCCGGGGATTTAACTGCGCAGACTTTGAAGACGCCGCGAAGATGATTGACGACCAAAGTCGCCAGAGCTTCGCCCTCGACGTCCTCGCAGATAAGCAGCAAGGGACGCCCGGACTTCGCGATCTCTTCCAATAAGCCTACGATCTCCCGAAGAGAGCCGACTTTCCGATCGCATAAAAGCAGGTAAACATCCTCGAGCACGGCCTCCATGTGCTCAGGATCCGTTATAAAATACGGCGACACGAAGCCGCGGTCGAATTGCATCCCTTCAACGACCTCAAGGGTTGTTTCCGTCGTCTTCGATTCCTCGACGGAGATTACGCCTTCGTCGCCGACCTTCTCCAGCGCGCTGGCCACCAGTTCGCCGATCGCCGGGTCATTATGAGCCGCGATCATCGCGACCTGGGCCTTTTCTTTGCGCGTGGTCACCGGCCTCGCGATCTTTTGCAAGTGACTGATCGCCAATTTCACGCCGTCATCAATGCCGCGTTTGAGCTCGACCGCGCTGGCCCCCGCGACAACGTTTCGGCTTCCTTCCGTCGCGATGGCGTGCGCGAGAATCGTTGAAGTGCTCGTCCCGTCGCCAACGACCTCGCCGGTCTTTTCCGCGGCCTGGCGCAAGACGCGCGCCCCAAGGCTTTCTTCGGGGTCTTCGAGGTCAAATTCTTTAGCAATCGTCACTCCATCATTGCAGACAATTGGGGCGCCCCAGGTTTTCTGAATCAAGACGGATTTCGATTTCGGCCCGAGGGTTACGCGAATTGCGTCAGCGAGCTGCGTTGCGCCGCGAAGAATCTTCTCCCGCGCCTCAAACCTGAAAAGCACCCGCTTATGCGTCATTTCTAGCTCCAATTAACGCCGACTTTGGCTGTGAGGCTGTGCGAGTAGTCGCTGGTTCCCCAGCGCCAAGTAGTTCGCAGGACTATTGACGCGTGATCCCGCGGCCAATTGTTCTCGAATTTGACCATTGTTGCAAAGCATTTATCGATAAAATTCTCAAAGAACCCTGTAGCTTGACATTCTGGTCGCCTCGCGTCGGCGGCAGAGTTTATTCACCGTGTACTCGCTGACCTCGAGTCAGAAGGCGGTGTTTCTGGGAAGCGCAGCCGCGCTTTGCAGGTTGGCAATGTCATTATTCCCGGCTTCCGTGAGCACGGCGCTCGCCGTGCTCGGCGAGGACGTCGGCGTTGCGGGCGTCGTTTCCGTGCAACCAAGTGGCTATTGCAGCTTTCCGCTCGAGCTCGCGGAGTCGTTCGGCATAGAGGCGACTCTGCTCGAGGTCGAACGCAACGTCTTGCAGGTGACGGATATTTGTCCGCTTGACCCCGAGATCAACGAGGAGCAGGCCGCTGCGATGGTCGCCTCGCTTGGCGAGCATACCAGCCATCCTATCGCGTGGGCGGTTATGCGCCTCGCCCGGCAGCGGCGGCTTGCTCATGTCCCGCACGAGGAGGTGAGCTTCATAGTCGGACACGGAGTCGAAGCGCTGGTCAATGGGAGCAGCATTCGATTTGGCAGTCGACACTTTCTGGAGGATGACGAACAAATCTCATTTGCCAACGCTCGCGAGATGATCGAGGCATTCGCAGCGGAGGGCAAGTCGCTTCTCTACATGGCCGCCGACGGGCATCCCCTGGCGGTGTTCGCCCTGCGCGACCGGCTGCGATCGGAGACCCCATACACGCTTGTGGTGCTCCGGGAATTGGGGATCGAGCGCATCGTCATGGTGACAGGGGACCACCGCGTTTCGGCCCAGGCGCTCGCGAGTGAACTCGGAATCGACAATGTATTCTTCGAACAGCACCCAGAGGAAAAGGCGCGCGTCGTCGCCGCATTGAAACAGGACGGGCGTCGGGTCGCCTATATCGGCGATGGAGTCAACGATGGTCCAGCCTTGATAGAAGCCGACGTTGGCGTCTCGATGCCGCGAGCCGCCGACATTGCTCGAGCCACTGCCGACATAGTCCTTGTGAAAGACCGCCTGGCCTCAGTCGCCACCATGACGTTATTCCGCGCGACCCTTGTCCCCTTCTGCTCTTAGTTGTTCGAACAATTGTCGTTGGCGCTTTGACAGCCGCTCCGGCAC includes these proteins:
- a CDS encoding TonB-dependent receptor; its protein translation is MNQPRTVTVLTREALDDKNAWNLREIGRSTAGVTLGTGEGGNAFGDRFFIRGFDARNDIFVDGIRDPGVNVRENFYTEQVEILRGPGSTFAGRGTTGGAINIVTKQANTISDFVDLKTTGGVSDQTKRVTLDVNKVISPILAVRANGMFQNANVAGRDFVTDDRNGAAGSVVFKPLDNLTLTAQYTHVYLNGLPDFGVPYNRIYNRPYPEGVVPRYVWYGFVNRDRQSYSQDFGTFVAQYRYSENLMLTSRLRQGTSVIDYIGSLAQSSDFLRGTVTLGAQSRYQVTNVLDNQTEANINFYTGPIKHESVVGVEFAREGVSRTTYAGLNSELNGIPTVGGRLTCNLYLPCNYLPFFGNPYRNPNATNIGVNTSSGYVIETANYQDIVLANGGVRFDDYNIWNRDTFGTTTAKSHSFMTNYNGGLVLKPLKDVSLYAAYATSTNPVGAELDGGAANYGGLTTAVQIFPPQYNRAKEIGVKWQAFGHLLATAALFRTDVSGAREVNSGITTGNAAYYVQGADLEVAGNITDRWSVIGGLVVMQSKVTNSFAYSNIGLQLANVAHESFSLLSKYKFEDLIGLDLDGLEIGGQAIYRSKIYGGNNLIANGATVINSSGWPAPTVANPFVNVPTILPSYWRFDVFAEANLSKNVGLKLTVMNLFDRTYYDAFYQTATPFTQMAPGRAAYLEAHVNF
- a CDS encoding Fe2+-dependent dioxygenase, producing MLAHVPSALGKADVLRLRHALAGASWEDGASSAGASKSAKRSIQLAPDSDLSRQLGAAVISALLSSPTFVSAAIPLRIFPPLFERYEVGDRYDPHVDNAVRGDALTGARIRVDLAATLLLTESAEYEGGELIVEDVFGSRRFKPQAGDIVLFSAGSLNMVTPVTRGERLASFVWLQSMIKSDEARDLVCDLDAAIRDLSPRVDGDDADLRKLTTVYHNLIRFWGEA
- a CDS encoding Fe2+-dependent dioxygenase, with translation MLICIPEVLTKQQVAFFRETMAASDWEDGRTTAGSQSSLVKNNLQLPQDGATARELGEHVLQALAQCPNFVSAALPAKIFPPLFNRYGVGQDFGLHVDNAIRGIPGTAIRIRTDLSCTLFLSEAEDYDGGELVIQDRVGQQEVKLAAGDLVLYPSTSLHFVREVTRGERVASFFWLQSMIRDNVARASLFDLDQAIQSFSNRLGAGDPSCVRLTGIYHNLIRIWAEA
- the exbB gene encoding tonB-system energizer ExbB, yielding MKNTMRSAFLGMLFLQGPISTGWAQGSLTARTLDSAIAATKPHDLSVWMMFANADIVVKIVMIGLLLASVGTWTVLVAKTIELKRARQRAIDALVKLSDARGLSEARLALGNGDRLTAALLSEATRELKLSSDILAGPGVKERVASCFAEVDRAEGMSIKRGTGLLASVGSTAPFVGLFGTVWGIMNSFIGISKAQTTNLAVVAPGIAEALLATAIGLFAAIPAVLIYNHLARQTSAYLELVSNVSGELLRIVSRDLDRGHHASKIQAAE
- the exbD gene encoding TonB system transport protein ExbD, translated to MAAHLGKGDLQETHEINVTPFIDVMLVLLIIFMVAAPLATVDLPVDLPASNAAPHEKPEKPVYVTIQSDLALAIGDTPVKRNELVATLERHLGDKGKRLYLRADSAVPYGEMMAVLERLRAGGFLKVALVTLDAGGKQPDGPQ
- a CDS encoding TonB family protein; the protein is MFCALFLHVGGAATALLTLRGDVDEDASGAPAIEISLEPVAAREIEHLDHPPGPVTDESAAATPSVASAETKENIEEKIARAEAEDAELSRDAKAERPVEDQKSRQAQQVVSNESAASEATAPPRSEAEKLAERTAAPVQGADTAANAVKLTWQKALMAHLNRAKRYPPGGGRRAAEASVHFTLDRRGHILVYNIKRSSGLPVFDEAALAMMKKADPVPPPPPVIADESLSFEVPVQFRADRR
- a CDS encoding antibiotic biosynthesis monooxygenase, producing MFMASNQFRVVRGREAAFEAAWAETSARLSGVTGLIGFRFDKGKELHQHVLYFAVAIWESEMSFLEWRRHELYGGCLSVGSVHAGLAPSRLEEFDATISRNNPQ
- the hemP gene encoding hemin uptake protein HemP gives rise to the protein MSEAQDEDPPALPTGSLEFLPREYVARELIGDAVEAIIFHDGERDRLRITTKNKLILTK
- a CDS encoding HAD-IC family P-type ATPase translates to MAALCRRRRPPARGRRLARPVASRKRRDTCAAARPRRETPGYDHGDHQAAAEVFGKTLGLDTVYYEQQPEDKARIIATLKQQGCPVAYVGDGVNDGPALMEAHVGVSMPRAADIARATADIVLLNDRLDGFAEILSLSQNTLRLIRSNFGAAVGVNSAILVGAASGNLPPVASAVLHNGATIAVLLRAPFAVR
- a CDS encoding IS6 family transposase; the protein is MIDFKGHRFEKDIILLCVRWYLAYPLSYRNLKEMMLERGVEVDHSNIYRWVQKFTPQLEAAFRKGEKRAVGNSWRMDETYIKVNGQWKYLYRAVDKHGHTIDFLLTAHRDKKAALRFFKKAVGQHGLPEKITIDKSGANAAASEALKEETGQEIEMRQIKYLNNIVEQDHRAIKRVVGPMLGFKSFRSARTTLQGIELMHMINKGQMVSAASENLSAAEQFYSLAA